One stretch of Rathayibacter festucae DSM 15932 DNA includes these proteins:
- the mtnN gene encoding 5'-methylthioadenosine/S-adenosylhomocysteine nucleosidase codes for MSAVEAIVLVAMDEEAEPFLAAAGGAPEPVAVGNALQWSIEVGGHPVLLVRTGVGLVNAAGGLTAAVLRVGGAPLVISAGSAGGLGAEVRVGDVVVGDEYVQTDADAQAFGYAMGQVPGMPARYSGHAPALAADLDAAMPGGAAITVRRGLIVSGDVFVSGDHVARVRGLYDGALATDMESVSLAQTAFVHGLPFVSVRGISDLCEPGSFEAHVDDAADRSAAVVRALLDAVG; via the coding sequence GTGAGCGCGGTCGAGGCGATCGTCCTCGTCGCGATGGACGAGGAGGCCGAGCCGTTCCTCGCGGCGGCGGGCGGCGCCCCGGAGCCGGTCGCGGTGGGCAACGCCCTGCAGTGGTCGATCGAGGTCGGCGGCCACCCGGTGCTGCTCGTGCGCACCGGCGTGGGGCTCGTGAACGCGGCCGGCGGGCTGACGGCGGCGGTCCTCCGGGTGGGGGGCGCGCCGCTGGTGATCAGCGCTGGATCGGCGGGCGGACTCGGTGCCGAGGTGCGCGTGGGCGACGTGGTCGTCGGCGACGAGTACGTGCAGACCGATGCGGACGCGCAGGCGTTCGGCTACGCGATGGGGCAGGTGCCGGGGATGCCGGCGCGCTACTCCGGGCACGCGCCGGCGCTCGCCGCGGACCTCGATGCGGCGATGCCGGGCGGTGCAGCGATCACGGTGCGGCGCGGGCTGATCGTCTCGGGCGACGTCTTCGTCTCGGGCGACCATGTGGCGCGGGTGCGCGGACTGTACGACGGGGCGCTGGCGACGGACATGGAGTCCGTCTCGCTCGCGCAGACCGCCTTCGTGCACGGACTGCCGTTCGTGTCGGTGCGCGGCATCTCGGATCTCTGCGAGCCCGGGTCGTTCGAGGCGCACGTGGACGACGCGGCGGACCGCTCGGCCGCGGTGGTGCGGGCTCTGCTCGACGCGGTGGGGTGA
- a CDS encoding S-ribosylhomocysteine lyase, giving the protein MEGPQEKETTVDQPRMNVESFNLDHRTVAAPYVRLADAKTLPAGDHLVKYDVRFTQPNRGHLEMPTVHSLEHLFAEKSRNHSDRVVDFSPMGCQTGFYLILQGEPELAEVLDLVESTLRDITEATEVPAANETQCGWGANHSLEGAQDAARTFLARRDEWEQVTA; this is encoded by the coding sequence ATGGAGGGACCCCAGGAGAAGGAGACCACCGTGGATCAGCCGCGCATGAACGTCGAGTCGTTCAACCTCGATCACCGCACCGTCGCCGCGCCCTACGTGCGCCTGGCCGACGCGAAGACGCTTCCGGCCGGGGACCACCTCGTCAAGTACGACGTGCGCTTCACCCAGCCCAACCGCGGCCACCTCGAGATGCCGACCGTGCACTCGCTCGAGCACCTGTTCGCGGAGAAGTCGCGCAACCACTCCGACCGCGTCGTCGACTTCTCGCCCATGGGCTGCCAGACCGGCTTCTACCTGATCCTGCAGGGCGAGCCCGAGCTCGCCGAGGTGCTGGACCTGGTCGAGTCGACTCTCCGCGACATCACCGAGGCCACCGAGGTCCCCGCCGCCAACGAGACGCAGTGCGGCTGGGGAGCGAACCACTCGCTCGAGGGCGCTCAGGACGCGGCGCGCACGTTCCTCGCGCGGCGCGACGAGTGGGAGCAGGTCACCGCGTGA
- a CDS encoding ATP-binding protein gives MTKGRLRVLLGAAPGVGTTSTMLEEGGRLADEGRDVVIAVVETHGRAETAARIAGLEVVPRRAVLHRGARLEEMDPAAVLARRPDIALVDELAHTNAPGSSHRKRWEDVAELLDAGITVLTTVDIQHIASLNDVVEAITGARPHETIPDAVLRAADRIELVDLAPQALRDRLAAGRVFPPERIDAELSHRFRLGTLTALRELALLWLADEVDSALRDYRGEHGIDSTWAARERVVVTLTGGSEGETLLRRGARIAARASGGDLLAVHVLTPDGLRTPQPEVLAAQRALVESLGGSYHQVVGEDVPRTLVAFARSVDATQLVLGVSRRSRLAAALTPGIGATVIRESGDIDVHIVSHSAAGRAAVLPRLGGALTLRRRLLGTALALVGGPLVTWLMASLRSDESITSDVLSYQLLVVLVALVGGLWPALFAAVLSGLTLDYFFVDPLYTVSVDEPLHELALALYVLNAVLVSAVVDRAARRSRAAKRSGAEAELLATIAGGVIRGQGALQAILERAREAFGLTGVRLVRDGAVVAADGEPAAASEPVRIPVGAQAELELHGRELEGSERRLLQVVAAQLDSALEREALSETASSLAPLAETDRMRSALLSAVSHDLRRPLAAATAAVSGLRSRDVEWSEGDRAELLATADESLTTLGALVTDLLDVTRLEAGVLAVSLAPLDAADVVLPALDELGLGPGEVDLDLDPDGPELLADGVLLQRVVVNLLANAVRYAPEGTRVRVSTSVFGGTAQIRIVDHGPGIAPERREEVFVPFQRLGDDDNTTGLGLGLALSKGFTEGMGGTLEAEDTPGGGLTMVVTLPVVADDAAARTDAAETDAAQTDAAERRAAGADASGGAA, from the coding sequence ATGACGAAGGGCCGCCTGCGCGTGCTGCTGGGAGCGGCGCCCGGCGTCGGCACGACGTCCACGATGCTCGAGGAGGGCGGCCGGCTCGCCGATGAGGGGCGCGACGTCGTGATCGCGGTCGTCGAGACGCACGGCCGCGCCGAGACCGCCGCGAGGATCGCGGGCCTCGAGGTCGTCCCGCGGCGCGCGGTGCTGCACCGCGGTGCGCGACTCGAGGAGATGGACCCGGCGGCGGTGCTCGCCCGCCGACCGGACATCGCGCTGGTCGACGAGCTCGCGCACACCAACGCTCCCGGCTCGTCGCACCGGAAGCGCTGGGAGGACGTGGCGGAGCTCCTCGACGCCGGCATCACCGTGCTCACGACCGTCGACATCCAGCACATCGCCTCGCTGAACGACGTCGTCGAGGCGATCACCGGGGCGCGGCCGCACGAGACGATCCCCGACGCCGTGCTCCGCGCCGCCGACCGGATCGAGCTCGTCGACCTCGCTCCGCAGGCGCTGCGCGACCGGCTCGCCGCGGGCCGCGTCTTCCCGCCCGAGCGGATCGACGCCGAGCTCTCGCACCGCTTCCGCCTCGGCACGCTCACCGCGCTGCGCGAGCTGGCACTGCTCTGGCTCGCGGACGAGGTCGACAGCGCGCTCCGCGACTACCGCGGCGAGCACGGCATCGACAGCACCTGGGCCGCCCGCGAGCGCGTGGTCGTGACGCTGACCGGCGGCTCGGAGGGCGAGACGCTGCTGCGCCGCGGTGCGCGGATCGCCGCGCGCGCCTCCGGCGGCGACCTGCTCGCCGTGCACGTGCTGACGCCGGACGGACTGCGGACCCCGCAACCCGAGGTGCTCGCGGCGCAGCGCGCGCTCGTCGAGTCGCTCGGCGGCAGCTACCACCAGGTGGTCGGCGAGGACGTGCCGCGCACGCTCGTCGCGTTCGCCCGCTCGGTGGACGCCACGCAGCTGGTGCTCGGCGTGAGCCGGCGCAGCCGTCTCGCCGCGGCGCTCACTCCAGGGATCGGCGCGACCGTGATCCGCGAGTCGGGCGACATCGACGTCCACATCGTCAGCCATTCGGCCGCCGGTCGCGCGGCGGTGCTGCCGCGCCTCGGCGGAGCGCTGACACTGCGGCGCCGGCTCCTCGGCACGGCCCTCGCGCTGGTCGGCGGGCCGCTGGTCACCTGGCTGATGGCGAGCCTGCGGAGCGACGAGTCGATCACCAGCGACGTGCTCTCGTACCAGCTGCTCGTCGTGCTCGTCGCGCTGGTCGGCGGGCTCTGGCCCGCGCTGTTCGCGGCCGTCCTCTCGGGGCTGACCCTCGACTACTTCTTCGTCGATCCGCTCTACACGGTCTCCGTCGACGAGCCGCTGCACGAGCTCGCGCTCGCGCTCTACGTCCTGAACGCGGTGCTGGTCAGCGCCGTGGTGGACCGGGCGGCCCGGCGCTCCCGGGCGGCGAAGCGGTCCGGCGCCGAGGCGGAGCTGCTCGCGACGATCGCGGGCGGGGTGATCCGCGGCCAGGGTGCGCTGCAGGCGATCCTCGAGCGCGCGCGCGAGGCGTTCGGCCTCACCGGCGTCCGGCTGGTGCGGGACGGCGCGGTGGTCGCCGCGGACGGCGAGCCGGCGGCCGCGAGTGAGCCCGTGCGGATCCCGGTGGGCGCGCAGGCGGAGCTCGAGCTGCACGGCCGCGAGCTGGAGGGCAGCGAGCGGCGGCTGCTGCAGGTGGTCGCCGCGCAGCTCGACTCCGCGCTCGAGCGGGAGGCGCTGAGCGAGACGGCGAGCTCGCTGGCTCCGCTGGCCGAGACCGATCGGATGCGCAGCGCCCTGCTCTCCGCGGTCAGCCACGACCTGCGCCGGCCGCTGGCGGCCGCCACCGCCGCCGTCTCGGGGCTGCGCTCCCGCGACGTGGAGTGGAGCGAGGGCGACCGGGCGGAGCTGCTCGCGACCGCGGACGAGAGCCTCACCACCCTGGGCGCGCTGGTCACCGATCTGCTCGACGTGACCCGGCTCGAGGCGGGAGTGCTCGCGGTGTCGCTCGCGCCGCTGGACGCGGCCGATGTCGTGCTGCCCGCTCTCGACGAGCTGGGGCTCGGCCCGGGAGAGGTCGACCTCGATCTGGATCCGGACGGGCCTGAGCTGCTCGCCGACGGCGTCCTGCTGCAGCGGGTCGTGGTGAACCTCCTGGCGAACGCGGTGCGCTACGCGCCGGAGGGGACCCGGGTGCGGGTGTCGACCAGCGTCTTCGGCGGCACGGCGCAGATCCGGATCGTCGACCACGGCCCGGGGATCGCGCCCGAGCGCCGGGAGGAGGTCTTCGTGCCGTTCCAGCGCCTGGGTGACGACGACAACACGACCGGGCTGGGGCTGGGGCTCGCGCTGTCGAAGGGGTTCACCGAGGGGATGGGCGGGACGCTCGAGGCCGAGGACACCCCCGGCGGCGGGCTGACGATGGTGGTGACGCTGCCGGTGGTGGCGGACGACGCGGCCGCCCGGACCGATGCCGCCGAGACCGATGCCGCCCAGACCGATGCCGCCGAGCGGCGGGCCGCGGGAGCCGATGCTTCGGGAGGAGCCGCATGA
- a CDS encoding RNA polymerase sigma factor: protein MTPAPPGEETRARVDAVWRIESARIVGTLARVTGDVGLAEDLAQEALVEALEQWPTTGVPRNAGAWLTAVAKRRAIDGWRRRTALDERYRLLARTLEESVDDEWRPIEDDVLRLVFTACHPVLSREASIALTLRLVGGLGTEAIARLFLVPVATVQQRIVRAKKSLAASGVPFEVPDPAEWRARLDAVLGVVYLIFTEGYAATSGDRWLRTEVAGEALRLGRVLAALLPREPEVLGLLALMELQASRFAARTAPNGSPVLLEDQDRTRWDRGQIERGREALRRADRVGRGRGPYGLQAAIAECHAIAPSVAATDWERIVLLYEILGRVSPSPVVELNRAVAVSMATGPASALLVVDRLASDGVLRGSHLLPSVRGELLARLGRREEARAELAVAAALAGNERTRALLLARAASL from the coding sequence ATGACGCCGGCGCCTCCCGGGGAGGAGACCCGGGCGCGGGTCGACGCCGTCTGGCGGATCGAGAGCGCGCGCATCGTCGGGACGCTCGCCCGGGTGACGGGCGACGTCGGCCTCGCCGAGGACCTGGCGCAGGAGGCCCTGGTCGAGGCGCTCGAGCAGTGGCCCACGACCGGTGTCCCGCGCAACGCCGGGGCCTGGCTGACGGCCGTGGCGAAGCGCCGGGCGATCGACGGCTGGCGGCGGCGGACGGCACTCGACGAGCGCTACCGCCTCCTCGCCCGCACCCTCGAGGAGAGCGTCGACGACGAGTGGCGGCCGATCGAGGACGACGTGCTCCGGCTGGTCTTCACCGCCTGCCACCCGGTCCTCTCTCGGGAGGCGAGCATCGCGCTCACGCTGCGGCTCGTCGGCGGGCTCGGCACGGAGGCGATCGCCCGGCTGTTCCTGGTGCCGGTCGCGACCGTCCAGCAGCGGATCGTGCGGGCGAAGAAGTCGCTCGCGGCGTCGGGCGTGCCGTTCGAGGTGCCGGACCCGGCGGAGTGGCGGGCACGGCTCGACGCGGTGCTCGGGGTCGTCTACCTGATCTTCACGGAGGGCTACGCCGCGACCTCGGGCGATCGCTGGCTCCGCACGGAGGTGGCGGGGGAGGCGCTGCGGCTCGGGCGCGTGCTCGCCGCGCTGCTCCCGCGCGAGCCCGAGGTGCTGGGGCTGCTCGCCCTGATGGAGCTGCAGGCCTCGCGGTTCGCGGCGCGGACGGCGCCCAACGGCTCGCCGGTGCTGCTCGAGGACCAGGACCGCACCCGCTGGGACCGCGGGCAGATCGAGCGCGGCCGGGAGGCGCTGCGCCGCGCCGACCGCGTGGGCAGGGGCCGCGGGCCCTACGGGCTGCAGGCCGCGATCGCCGAGTGCCACGCGATCGCCCCGAGTGTGGCCGCGACCGACTGGGAGCGCATCGTGCTGCTGTACGAGATCCTCGGTCGGGTGTCGCCGAGCCCGGTCGTCGAGCTCAACCGCGCCGTCGCGGTGTCGATGGCGACCGGTCCCGCCTCCGCGCTGCTCGTCGTCGACCGGCTGGCGTCCGACGGGGTCCTCCGCGGGTCGCACCTGCTGCCGAGCGTGCGGGGCGAGCTGCTCGCGCGCCTCGGCCGGCGGGAGGAGGCGCGCGCCGAGCTCGCCGTCGCCGCCGCGCTGGCCGGCAACGAGCGCACCCGCGCCCTGCTGCTGGCGCGCGCCGCGTCGCTGTGA
- a CDS encoding DUF6338 family protein gives MVVPDSAIGVAILLALVVPGVLYAAVRLWLRGFRWTDQNVSTRVFDAVLVSVVLDAVYLVVLGDDLVAFASDPRASFEREPRLVGGYLLWLGVLIPSAAAFVLHFRPRWWRPDWRWLARPQFRWIRLPVGRATAYESIPTAWDKVAQTMVDTWVKVQLPDGRRVGGWMSVKSFVSTYPQSRDIFVEVQFEVLADGTFGGRIEGSRGVWVSVPEGAVVEWLDAARPQQKEGSHVGSDHDH, from the coding sequence ATGGTCGTCCCCGACAGCGCCATCGGCGTGGCGATCCTGCTCGCGCTGGTCGTGCCGGGCGTGCTCTACGCAGCGGTGCGGCTCTGGCTCAGGGGCTTCAGGTGGACCGACCAGAACGTGAGCACTCGCGTCTTCGATGCGGTCCTCGTGAGCGTCGTCCTCGATGCGGTGTACCTCGTCGTCCTCGGCGACGATCTGGTGGCCTTCGCGAGCGACCCACGCGCCTCCTTCGAGCGGGAGCCCCGGCTCGTCGGCGGCTACCTGCTGTGGCTCGGGGTGCTGATCCCGTCCGCGGCGGCGTTCGTCCTGCACTTCAGGCCGCGGTGGTGGCGCCCCGACTGGCGATGGCTCGCGCGCCCGCAGTTCCGCTGGATCCGCTTGCCGGTCGGACGGGCTACGGCGTACGAGAGCATCCCGACGGCATGGGACAAGGTCGCGCAGACCATGGTCGATACCTGGGTGAAGGTGCAGCTTCCCGACGGTCGCCGAGTCGGCGGATGGATGTCGGTGAAGAGCTTCGTCTCGACCTATCCGCAGTCTCGCGACATCTTCGTCGAAGTGCAGTTCGAGGTCCTGGCCGACGGGACTTTCGGTGGAAGGATCGAAGGGAGTCGCGGCGTCTGGGTATCGGTCCCGGAGGGGGCCGTCGTCGAATGGCTCGACGCCGCTCGTCCTCAGCAGAAGGAGGGATCGCATGTCGGATCGGACCACGACCACTGA
- a CDS encoding MarR family winged helix-turn-helix transcriptional regulator: MSETTVRGGAGYWYPDESSTRRAVEVLSAMRGYRVSEVAMRRRTREKMAMGETDLIAIQFLLRRQREGDLVSAKDLAAHLSISSASTTVLIDRLVRSGHLVRKPHPSDRRGIVVEATVDSDQEVRETLQEMHRRMLEIAEDLDAGEAEVVVNFLRRMGAAVDEIDADAADHGEPEK; the protein is encoded by the coding sequence ATGAGCGAGACGACGGTCCGGGGCGGCGCCGGCTACTGGTACCCGGACGAGTCCTCGACGCGACGTGCCGTCGAGGTGCTCAGCGCGATGCGCGGGTACCGGGTCTCCGAGGTGGCGATGCGCCGCCGCACGCGCGAGAAGATGGCGATGGGCGAGACCGACCTGATCGCGATCCAGTTCCTGCTGCGGCGCCAGCGGGAGGGCGACCTCGTCAGCGCGAAGGACCTCGCCGCGCACCTCTCGATCTCCTCCGCCTCGACCACCGTGCTGATCGACCGGCTCGTCCGCAGCGGGCACCTGGTGCGGAAGCCCCATCCGAGCGACCGCCGCGGCATCGTCGTCGAGGCGACGGTCGACAGCGATCAGGAGGTCCGCGAGACGCTGCAGGAGATGCACCGCCGGATGCTCGAGATCGCGGAGGACCTCGACGCCGGCGAGGCCGAGGTCGTCGTCAACTTCCTCCGCCGGATGGGCGCCGCGGTCGACGAGATCGACGCCGACGCCGCTGATCACGGCGAACCCGAGAAGTAG
- a CDS encoding response regulator has translation MKILIADDDPQILRALRITLTARGYDVVTAGDGTEAINRAIDERPDLYMIDLGMPRLDGVEVIQALRGWTSAPVLVVSGRTGSADKVGALDAGADDYVTKPFSMDEVLARIRALSRRVQPAEGEPTVRIGDVTVDLAAKSAMRDGAAVRLTPTEWQVLEILVRNAGKLVTRRSLLDEIWGPTHVTDTGYLRLYLAQLRKKLEPDPAHPRFLLTEAGMGYRFVPGEDAAAR, from the coding sequence ATGAAGATCCTGATCGCCGACGACGACCCGCAGATCCTGCGCGCGCTGCGGATCACCCTGACCGCCCGCGGCTACGACGTGGTCACCGCGGGCGACGGGACCGAGGCGATCAACCGCGCCATCGACGAGCGGCCGGACCTCTACATGATCGACCTCGGCATGCCGCGGCTCGACGGGGTCGAGGTGATCCAGGCGCTGCGCGGCTGGACGAGCGCGCCGGTGCTGGTCGTCTCGGGGCGCACCGGCTCGGCGGACAAGGTCGGCGCCCTCGACGCGGGGGCCGACGACTACGTGACCAAGCCGTTCTCGATGGACGAGGTGCTCGCGCGCATCCGGGCCCTGTCGCGGCGCGTGCAGCCGGCCGAGGGCGAGCCGACGGTGCGGATCGGCGACGTGACCGTCGACCTGGCGGCGAAGAGCGCGATGCGCGACGGCGCCGCGGTGCGGCTCACGCCGACGGAGTGGCAGGTGCTGGAGATCCTCGTGCGGAACGCGGGCAAGCTGGTCACCCGGCGCTCGCTGCTCGACGAGATCTGGGGGCCGACCCACGTGACCGACACCGGCTACCTCCGGCTGTACCTCGCGCAGCTGCGCAAGAAGCTCGAGCCCGATCCCGCGCACCCGCGGTTCCTGCTGACGGAGGCGGGGATGGGCTACCGCTTCGTGCCGGGCGAGGACGCGGCGGCGCGGTAG
- a CDS encoding YciI family protein, whose amino-acid sequence MKYMLIMRATEAAKAAYEAIPFDEIITRMGQYNEAMITAGVLLAGEGLADDVATSGFVVDFSSEPAAITDGPYGETHELFNGFWIIQVSSKEEAKEWALRCPLVPGNKLEVRRVTDESDFADFADNEYLQKEAGWREDEKARAENG is encoded by the coding sequence GTGAAGTACATGCTGATCATGCGCGCGACCGAGGCCGCCAAGGCCGCCTACGAGGCGATCCCGTTCGACGAGATCATCACCCGGATGGGGCAGTACAACGAGGCGATGATCACCGCCGGCGTCCTGCTCGCGGGCGAGGGGCTCGCCGACGACGTCGCGACCTCCGGGTTCGTCGTCGACTTCTCCTCCGAGCCCGCCGCGATCACCGACGGCCCCTACGGCGAGACGCACGAGCTGTTCAACGGCTTCTGGATCATCCAGGTCTCCTCGAAGGAGGAGGCGAAGGAGTGGGCGCTGCGCTGCCCGCTCGTTCCCGGCAACAAGCTGGAGGTGCGCCGCGTCACCGACGAGAGCGACTTCGCGGACTTCGCCGACAACGAGTACCTCCAGAAGGAGGCCGGCTGGCGCGAGGACGAGAAGGCCCGCGCCGAGAACGGCTGA
- a CDS encoding ABC-F family ATP-binding cassette domain-containing protein, translating into MTATLVAKGLSGGYAHRTLFDRLDLTVAPGDVVGVVGANGAGKSTLLRILAGETAPLDGSVVLAPGDAFVGWLPQEHERREGETVAAYIARRTGAAEASAELDEAASALAEPDPDGRIADRYALALDRWLASGAADLDERTPVVLADLGLALDATGRTSGVAADSLMTSLSGGQAARVGLAALLLSRFDVVLLDEPTNDLDLDGLERLEAFVRGLRGGVVLVSHDREFLARSVTRVLELDLAQNTTTVYGGGYDAFLEERETARRQRREKYEDFADKKEDLVSRARTQREWSSQGVRNAMKKAPDNDKIRRKASAESSEKQAQKVRQMESRIARLEEVEEPRKEWQLAFTIGSAPRSSSVVSTLNGAVARRGTFTLGPVSLQVDAGDRIGITGPNGAGKSTLLSLLLGRSAPEEGGASLGASVAVGEIDQARGLLAADVPLADAFEALVPEWPTAEVRTLLAKFGLKADHVSRPVGELSPGERTRAALALLQARGTNLLVLDEPTNHLDLAAIEQLEQALESYEGTLLLVTHDRRMLETVQLTRHWHVEAGVVTER; encoded by the coding sequence GTGACCGCCACCCTCGTCGCCAAGGGCCTCTCCGGAGGCTACGCGCACCGCACCCTGTTCGACCGCCTCGACCTCACGGTCGCCCCGGGCGACGTGGTCGGCGTCGTCGGCGCGAACGGAGCGGGCAAGTCCACCCTCCTGCGCATCCTCGCCGGCGAGACCGCGCCGCTCGACGGCAGCGTCGTGCTCGCGCCCGGCGACGCCTTCGTCGGCTGGCTGCCGCAGGAGCACGAGCGCCGCGAGGGCGAGACCGTCGCCGCCTACATCGCCCGCCGCACCGGCGCCGCGGAGGCCTCGGCCGAGCTCGACGAGGCCGCCTCCGCGCTGGCCGAGCCCGACCCCGACGGTCGCATCGCCGACCGCTACGCGCTCGCCCTCGACCGCTGGCTCGCGAGCGGTGCCGCCGACCTCGACGAGCGGACCCCCGTCGTCCTCGCCGACCTCGGCCTCGCGCTCGACGCGACCGGGCGCACGAGCGGTGTGGCCGCCGACTCCCTGATGACCTCGCTCTCCGGCGGCCAGGCCGCTCGCGTCGGCCTCGCCGCCCTCCTGCTCTCCCGCTTCGACGTCGTGCTGCTCGACGAGCCCACCAACGACCTCGACCTCGACGGCCTCGAGCGGCTCGAGGCGTTCGTCCGCGGTCTGCGCGGCGGAGTGGTGCTCGTCAGCCACGACCGCGAGTTCCTCGCCCGCAGCGTCACCCGCGTGCTCGAGCTCGACCTCGCGCAGAACACCACCACCGTCTACGGCGGCGGCTACGACGCCTTCCTGGAGGAGCGCGAGACCGCGCGCCGCCAGCGCCGCGAGAAGTACGAGGACTTCGCGGACAAGAAGGAGGACCTCGTCTCGCGCGCCCGCACCCAGCGGGAGTGGTCGAGCCAGGGCGTCCGCAACGCGATGAAGAAGGCGCCCGACAACGACAAGATCCGCCGCAAGGCCTCGGCCGAGTCGAGCGAGAAGCAGGCCCAGAAGGTCCGCCAGATGGAGAGCCGCATCGCCCGGCTCGAGGAGGTGGAGGAGCCGCGCAAGGAGTGGCAGCTCGCCTTCACCATCGGCAGCGCCCCGCGCTCGAGCTCGGTCGTCTCCACGCTGAACGGCGCCGTCGCCCGCCGCGGCACCTTCACCCTCGGCCCGGTCTCGCTGCAGGTCGACGCGGGCGACCGCATCGGCATCACCGGCCCCAACGGCGCCGGCAAGTCGACGCTCCTGTCACTGCTGCTGGGCCGCTCCGCTCCCGAGGAGGGCGGCGCCTCGCTCGGCGCGAGCGTCGCCGTCGGCGAGATCGACCAGGCGCGCGGATTGCTCGCCGCCGACGTCCCGCTCGCCGACGCCTTCGAGGCGCTGGTGCCGGAGTGGCCGACCGCGGAGGTGCGCACCCTGCTGGCGAAGTTCGGCCTCAAGGCCGACCACGTCTCGCGCCCCGTCGGCGAGCTCTCGCCCGGCGAGCGGACCCGCGCCGCCCTGGCGCTGCTGCAGGCGCGCGGCACGAACCTCCTCGTGCTGGACGAGCCGACCAACCACCTCGACCTCGCCGCGATCGAGCAGCTGGAGCAGGCGCTCGAGTCCTACGAGGGCACGCTGCTGCTGGTCACCCACGACCGCCGCATGCTCGAGACCGTGCAGCTGACCCGCCACTGGCACGTCGAGGCGGGCGTCGTCACCGAGCGCTGA